ATCACAGGTGCATTggtaaaaaaggaaaaactaaATGAGAAATATTTGTTTttaccaaaaataaaaattcattaaaaagcCTGAAACGCCCGGTACAAGATCCGGCTTTACCACAGAAGGGTTACAGGCCAGCCTTTCTTTATTTCTTCTTGGCCGGGTGGTGTTAGATGAGAAATGTTCAATAAGATAATGTAGACATCAAATACTCTTCTCTCTGTTTCCTTGATAAGCGTTTATTGCATTGTTGGAGGAACCACAGCTGTATAGGTGTAGCAATTCAAAGTGGGCAGCAAACCAGCAATCCCACAATCCGGCAACATCACGTTAAGTTGATATCGATGTTTAAGTCAATGGTCTTTCTGGCCTTTTCATAATCCCATTCCATACGCCGATTTTAGCTCGCGAGGCTCATAAGCAAATGCAAAGCATCAAATGGCTGCCTCTAGTCCGTACCATAACAACTTTAGCACCGAAGTACCTTCCCATGTCATCGTCAACCAGTACACTACTGTTGGATTCTTACTGTAAATCCAATACCCATGAGGTCGTTTACACTAAAAACAGGAGTATCGATAAGATGATAAGATCTGGGAACTTTGATGTTGCTCATGACATATTCGATGAAATGATTACACGTGATGTTGTTACATATAACTTGCTGATTTCTGGGCATGGTAAATATGGAATCCCCGAACAGGCTCTTTATTTTTACTCTGAAATGGTTTCAGAAGATATCAGAGAAAGCCCATCAACGTTTCCTTCTGTTTTAAGTATATGTAGTGACTTGGGGTTTTACAGAGAAGGGATTCAAGTTCACTGTAGAATTTTAAAAGTTGGGTTTGGTTTCAATTTGTACATTGGCGGTTCACTTGTTGGTCTTTATATGCGTATGGGACTTGATGATTTAGCTTtacgtttgtttggtgaacTGAACGAGAGAAATTTAGCGACATGGAATTTGGTTTTACGCGGCATTTGTGAACTAGGTCGATTTGATGACTTGTTAGGATTGTACAGTGAAATGCAACTGGACAATATGGAGGCAAATGGGCTTAGTTTTTGCTATTTGATCCGTGGATGTTCTAACGGGAGATTTTTCAATGAAGGGAGGCAGCTTCATTGTCATGTGATTAAGCTTGGATGGGCAAACTCAAATATTTTTGTAGCTAATGCTGTGGTGGATTTCTACTCTGCATGTGGGAGTTTAAATGAAGCAAAGAAGTCGTTCCTAGCTATTCCATTTGAGGATGTTATATCGTGGAATTCAATTTTATCTGTGTATGCGGACAATGGATTATTTTCTGAAGCTCTTGACTTATTTTACACGATGCAGTTTTGGGGCAAGAAACCATCAATTCGTTCGTTTGTCGCATTATTAAATCTATCTAGTATTAATGGCAATATTCTATTTGGAAAGCAGATCCACTGTTGTGTCTTGAAGATGGGCTTTGACAATGGGAGTGTGCATGTACAATCTGCATTAATTGACATGTATGGAAAATGTGGAGAAATTACGAATTCGGTATCTGTATATGAAAGTCTTCCAAAAACAACTACTGAGTGTTGTAACTCATTAATGACCTCTTTGTTGCACTGTGGCATTGTTGATGACGTGGTTGAGATGTTTGGTTTGATGGTTGATGAAGGAATTGGAATTGATGAGGTTACATTTTCTACGACATTGAAAGCATTTTCAAAGTCAGTGTTAGCAAGCTTGGCCGGCTGCAGATTGCTGCAGTGTTGTGCAATAAAATTAGGTTTTGAATCTAATGTTTCAGTTTCTTGTTCATTGATTGACGCATATTCAAGGTCTGGTCATGTTCAACTTGCACTGCAGGTTTTTCAACAACTTCCTTCCTCAAATGTTTTCTGTTTCACATCAATCATTAATGGATTTGCCCGGAATGGATTGGGAAGAGAATGCCTTGAGATGCTTGAAGCCATGATCCAAAAGGGTTTAAAACCTGATAAAGTGACTTTCTTGTGTGTGTTGACTGGGTGCAGTCATTCTGGGTTGGTGGAAGAAGGAAGATTGGTTTTCAATTCAATGAAATCTCTACATGGGATTTCCCCAGACACAGAGCACTTTTCATGTATGGTAGATCTGTTAGGACGAGCAGGTCTGTTGGATGAAGCTGAAGAACTGCTGCAACAGGCACCAGAAAGTGGTGACTGTGTGATG
This genomic interval from Manihot esculenta cultivar AM560-2 chromosome 12, M.esculenta_v8, whole genome shotgun sequence contains the following:
- the LOC122721372 gene encoding pentatricopeptide repeat-containing protein At4g33990, encoding MQSIKWLPLVRTITTLAPKYLPMSSSTSTLLLDSYCKSNTHEVVYTKNRSIDKMIRSGNFDVAHDIFDEMITRDVVTYNLLISGHGKYGIPEQALYFYSEMVSEDIRESPSTFPSVLSICSDLGFYREGIQVHCRILKVGFGFNLYIGGSLVGLYMRMGLDDLALRLFGELNERNLATWNLVLRGICELGRFDDLLGLYSEMQLDNMEANGLSFCYLIRGCSNGRFFNEGRQLHCHVIKLGWANSNIFVANAVVDFYSACGSLNEAKKSFLAIPFEDVISWNSILSVYADNGLFSEALDLFYTMQFWGKKPSIRSFVALLNLSSINGNILFGKQIHCCVLKMGFDNGSVHVQSALIDMYGKCGEITNSVSVYESLPKTTTECCNSLMTSLLHCGIVDDVVEMFGLMVDEGIGIDEVTFSTTLKAFSKSVLASLAGCRLLQCCAIKLGFESNVSVSCSLIDAYSRSGHVQLALQVFQQLPSSNVFCFTSIINGFARNGLGRECLEMLEAMIQKGLKPDKVTFLCVLTGCSHSGLVEEGRLVFNSMKSLHGISPDTEHFSCMVDLLGRAGLLDEAEELLQQAPESGDCVMWSSLLQSCRFYTNEIVGKIAAKVLLELDPNDFAVHLQVSKFFSEIGEFEASIQIREVAMARKMSKEIGHSLIDLNICY